The Anolis carolinensis isolate JA03-04 chromosome 2, rAnoCar3.1.pri, whole genome shotgun sequence genome has a window encoding:
- the ccnq gene encoding cyclin-Q — MEPPGSEEASPVSADTRTHFKVCRFIMEAGVKLGLRSIPIATACTIYHRFFMEVPLEPYDPYLVAMAALYLAGKVEEQHLRTRDIINVSYRYLHPRSEPLELDTHFWELRDSIVQCEMLMLRMLCFRVSFQHPHKYLLHYLLSLKHWMNRHSWDRTPVAVAAWALLRDSYHGPLCLQHAPQHIAVTVLYLALQCYGVEVPAEGEAERPWWQVFSEDISKSIIDQIVLDLIKIYTLDAEIA, encoded by the exons ATGGAGCCCCCAGGATCGGAAGAGGCCAGTCCCGTGTCTGCAGATACCAGAACACACTTCAAAGTCTGCAGGTTCATTATGGAGGCAG GTGTGAAGTTGGGCTTGCGCTCCATTCCCATTGCCACAGCTTGTACCATATACCACCGGTTCTTTATGGAAGTGCCTCTGGAGCCATATGATCCCTACCTGGTTGCCATGGCTGCCCTCTACCTTGCTGGGAAGGTAGAAGAGCAGCACCTGCGGACAAGAGACATTATTAATGTGAGCTACAG GTACCTGCACCCCCGGAGTGAGCCCCTTGAGCTGGATACCCATTTCTGGGAGCTAAGGGACAGCATTGTCCAGTGTGAGATGCTCATGCTACGGATGCTCTGCTTCCGTGTCTCTTTCCAGCACCCTCATAAG TACCTTCTCCACTACTTACTCTCCCTGAAGCACTGGATGAACCGGCACAGTTGGGACCGGACTCCGGTGGCAGTCGCAGCATGGGCCCTTTTGCGCGACAGCTACCACGGGCCCCTGTGCCTCCAGCATGCCCCCCAGCACATTGCTGTCACCGTCCTTTACCTCGCTTTGCAGTGTTATGGGGTGGAAGTGCCAGCCGAAGGGGAAGCAGAGCGGCCTTGGTGGCAG GTGTTCAGTGAAGATATCTCCAAGAGCATCATTGATCAGATTGTCTTGGACTTGATCAAGATCTATACTTTGGATGCTGAGATTGCCTAG